The following coding sequences are from one Beggiatoa alba B18LD window:
- the rpoH gene encoding RNA polymerase sigma factor RpoH codes for MTSQPLTLNLQLAVPGQSIEGYAQAIRAIPMLSSDEERALAERLRTGEDLEAARVLVMSHLRFVMHIAHSYRGYGLPQADLIQEGNIGLMKAVKRFDPNVGVRLVSFAVHWIRAEIHEYILRNWRIVKVATTKSQRKLFFNLRSAKKHLGWLTNAEVESVAKDLGVSTKDVLEMETRLTMHDMAFDAPNDADEENEMLAPASYLEDVRYDPATMIEQAEWDAHGNGQLKQALNQLDSRSQDILQKRWLGDEKATLQELAEQYNVSAERIRQIENNAMKKLKKNLLSAMM; via the coding sequence ATGACATCTCAGCCATTAACGCTCAATTTGCAACTTGCTGTCCCAGGTCAAAGTATCGAGGGGTATGCTCAAGCTATCCGAGCGATTCCCATGTTAAGTAGTGATGAAGAACGCGCATTAGCAGAACGTTTGCGGACGGGTGAAGACCTTGAAGCCGCCCGTGTTTTAGTGATGTCTCATTTACGTTTTGTCATGCACATCGCCCACAGTTATCGTGGGTATGGTTTACCTCAAGCTGACCTGATTCAAGAAGGGAATATTGGGTTAATGAAGGCGGTGAAACGTTTTGATCCGAATGTTGGGGTACGCTTGGTTTCATTTGCTGTGCATTGGATTCGTGCGGAAATTCATGAGTATATTTTACGTAACTGGCGAATTGTGAAGGTCGCAACGACGAAATCACAACGGAAATTGTTTTTTAACTTACGTAGCGCGAAAAAGCATTTAGGGTGGTTAACCAATGCTGAAGTGGAGTCTGTCGCTAAGGATTTAGGCGTGAGCACTAAGGATGTGCTGGAAATGGAAACACGCTTAACCATGCACGATATGGCTTTTGACGCGCCGAATGATGCGGATGAAGAAAACGAAATGTTAGCTCCCGCGTCTTATTTGGAAGATGTGCGTTATGATCCTGCAACGATGATCGAGCAAGCCGAGTGGGATGCGCATGGTAATGGGCAGTTAAAGCAGGCGTTAAATCAATTAGATTCTCGTAGCCAAGATATTTTGCAAAAACGTTGGTTAGGGGATGAGAAAGCGACCTTGCAAGAGTTAGCAGAGCAGTATAATGTGTCTGCTGAGCGGATTCGTCAAATTGAGAATAATGCGATGAAGAAGCTGAAAAAGAATTTATTAAGTGCGATGATGTAA
- a CDS encoding putative bifunctional diguanylate cyclase/phosphodiesterase, with amino-acid sequence MLQHTHFLTKAIRNIPIYIILVTPLIVLLSILVSLKTWIIIQHQDKLETILITLLLLGVIFSTLLAFLINQWITRPIRYLNQAASEIAQGHLENRVSITGMKELAILGEAFNSMASQLQSTFLTLAQREARLQEAQRLAHIGYWERNLVTETALWSDELYRIFGLSPAHTITTKDFIQRVHPEDRWHVEQATYCSIQQHQPYDIEYRLVRPSGEVRYVHTLGRVVYNEQSNPIYFIGSTQDITQHKQTEIALRTTEERYRSIFENALEGIFQSTPDGHYLAVNPALARIYGYESSQALMNQLTDIASQLYVNPNRRIEFIKVLQQHDKVTDFESEIYKADGTIIWISEYVRACRDPQGRLLYYEGIVTDITERKRTEEQLKHYAYHDILTGLPNRVKFIDALQQAIQQHQQNPNHTFAVLFLDLDRFKLVNDSLGHLIGDKLLIEVSNRLKDCIPPQDMVARFGGDEFLILLNDVKNQQEVARIAQRIYQLLTQPFMIDNQEVFTSTSIGITLSTLGGAEPSDFLRNADLALFQAKSQGMGRYEIFNTHMHTKSLARLQLETDLRRSLEREEFEVYYQPIMRLADQQVCGFEALLRWRHPTRGIISPLEFIPLAEETGLITTIGCWVLYQACTQLKTWQTEFPQVQHLTMSVNLSAKQFLQPNLLGQIEQTILATNCERNSLKLELTESVLMNNAIAISHALNKIRQLGVKLSIDDFGTGYSSLSYLHRFPLDTLKIDRSFVNTLTSSKEHRAIVQTIVTLAHHLQMDVTAEGVETQEQLEILHQLHCEYAQGFLFSQPLTAQAATQFLTDTINLSSASFF; translated from the coding sequence ATGTTGCAACACACCCATTTTTTAACTAAAGCTATTCGAAACATTCCTATCTATATAATATTGGTCACCCCCCTGATTGTCTTATTAAGCATTCTTGTTTCCTTAAAAACATGGATTATCATTCAACACCAAGATAAATTAGAAACCATCCTCATTACGCTACTCTTATTAGGGGTGATTTTCTCTACCCTGCTTGCCTTCCTCATTAATCAATGGATTACCCGCCCCATTCGTTACCTTAATCAAGCCGCCAGCGAAATTGCCCAAGGACATTTAGAAAATCGCGTTTCTATTACAGGGATGAAAGAGTTAGCAATCCTTGGTGAAGCCTTCAACAGCATGGCAAGCCAACTACAATCTACCTTTCTTACCCTTGCCCAACGTGAAGCTCGCCTCCAAGAAGCCCAACGCCTCGCCCATATTGGCTATTGGGAACGCAATCTTGTAACAGAAACCGCACTCTGGTCAGACGAACTCTATCGCATTTTTGGACTCTCCCCAGCCCATACCATTACAACGAAAGATTTCATCCAACGTGTTCATCCCGAAGACCGCTGGCATGTTGAACAAGCCACTTATTGCAGTATTCAACAACATCAACCCTATGACATAGAATATCGACTTGTTCGCCCATCAGGAGAAGTTCGCTATGTACACACACTTGGGCGCGTTGTTTACAACGAACAATCAAATCCCATCTATTTCATCGGCTCAACCCAAGACATCACCCAACACAAACAAACAGAAATTGCTTTACGGACAACAGAAGAACGCTATCGCAGTATTTTCGAAAACGCATTAGAAGGTATTTTCCAATCCACACCCGATGGGCATTATCTCGCAGTGAATCCTGCACTTGCGCGTATTTATGGCTATGAGTCCTCACAAGCACTCATGAACCAACTCACCGATATTGCAAGTCAACTCTACGTCAACCCCAATCGACGCATTGAATTTATCAAAGTCCTACAACAACATGATAAAGTGACTGATTTCGAATCAGAAATTTACAAAGCAGATGGAACAATCATCTGGATTTCTGAATATGTTCGCGCTTGTCGTGACCCACAAGGGCGATTGCTCTACTATGAAGGCATCGTTACAGACATTACCGAACGCAAACGCACAGAAGAACAACTGAAACATTACGCCTATCACGACATCCTAACAGGACTACCTAACCGCGTTAAATTCATTGATGCCTTACAACAAGCCATACAACAACATCAACAAAATCCTAACCACACCTTTGCGGTACTTTTCCTAGACCTAGACCGCTTTAAACTCGTTAACGACAGCCTAGGACATCTCATCGGCGATAAACTACTCATAGAAGTCAGCAACCGCCTAAAAGACTGCATCCCGCCACAAGACATGGTCGCCCGCTTTGGCGGAGATGAATTCCTAATTCTACTAAACGACGTTAAAAATCAACAAGAAGTAGCCCGTATTGCCCAACGCATATACCAACTACTCACCCAACCATTCATGATAGACAATCAAGAAGTCTTTACCAGCACCAGCATTGGCATTACCCTCAGCACACTAGGCGGCGCAGAACCCAGCGACTTTTTACGCAATGCAGACCTAGCCCTCTTTCAAGCCAAATCACAAGGCATGGGACGTTATGAAATCTTTAACACCCACATGCACACCAAATCCTTAGCCCGTTTACAACTAGAAACAGATTTAAGACGCAGTTTAGAACGCGAAGAATTTGAAGTATATTACCAACCCATCATGCGCCTTGCTGACCAACAAGTCTGTGGTTTTGAAGCCCTACTCCGCTGGCGACACCCCACACGTGGCATTATATCCCCCTTAGAATTCATCCCCTTAGCAGAAGAAACGGGACTCATTACAACAATTGGCTGCTGGGTACTCTACCAAGCCTGCACCCAACTCAAGACATGGCAAACAGAATTCCCGCAAGTACAACACCTGACAATGAGCGTCAACCTCTCCGCTAAACAATTTCTCCAACCCAACTTATTAGGACAAATTGAACAAACCATTCTTGCCACCAACTGCGAACGTAATAGCCTTAAACTTGAACTGACGGAAAGCGTTTTAATGAACAACGCCATTGCAATTAGCCATGCCCTGAATAAAATTCGCCAACTCGGCGTAAAACTCAGCATTGATGATTTTGGTACAGGCTACTCCTCCTTAAGCTATCTACACCGCTTCCCACTTGATACCCTAAAAATCGACCGTTCTTTCGTCAACACCTTAACCAGCTCAAAAGAACACCGTGCCATCGTGCAAACTATCGTCACGCTTGCCCACCACCTACAGATGGATGTCACCGCTGAAGGTGTAGAAACCCAAGAACAATTGGAAATACTGCACCAACTGCATTGTGAATATGCACAAGGCTTCCTATTTTCCCAACCCCTCACCGCCCAAGCAGCCACCCAATTTTTAACAGACACTATTAACCTGAGTTCGGCGAGTTTCTTTTAA
- the hscB gene encoding co-chaperone HscB: protein MTNPNYFELFGLPTSFTIDNDALATRYRDLQKMVHPDKFADAPERERRLAMEKATLINSAFQTLKQPIHRAQYLLELQGIALNNENDTFMDGQFLMAQMELRETLAEIKTQADPLTALSKFLATLQQQTQQLLDKLNQHCTKADWHAARNSVRQLQFFNRLQEEAIQLEETLL, encoded by the coding sequence ATGACAAACCCAAACTACTTTGAACTTTTTGGCTTACCGACCAGTTTCACGATAGATAATGACGCACTCGCAACACGCTATCGTGATTTACAAAAAATGGTGCATCCTGACAAATTTGCGGACGCGCCTGAACGTGAGCGACGTTTAGCTATGGAAAAAGCGACGCTCATCAATAGCGCGTTCCAAACCCTCAAACAGCCCATTCATCGCGCACAATATCTTTTAGAATTACAAGGTATTGCCCTCAATAATGAAAATGATACCTTTATGGATGGGCAATTTCTCATGGCACAAATGGAACTACGCGAAACCCTTGCAGAGATTAAAACCCAAGCAGACCCGCTCACCGCCCTCAGCAAATTTCTGGCAACCCTACAACAACAAACGCAACAACTATTAGATAAACTCAACCAACACTGTACAAAAGCTGACTGGCACGCCGCACGGAATAGTGTGCGCCAACTCCAGTTTTTTAACCGCTTGCAAGAAGAAGCCATACAACTAGAAGAAACCTTGCTCTAA
- the gspL gene encoding type II secretion system protein GspL encodes MRYSLLCYLESDADERISWVLHDRAGKVIDNAEHVSLSTLPPATHALTLLVPSTACVLTSAQVPTTQRQRLIQAVPYTLEEQFATDVENLHFALGERIAGEQIAVAVTTQTNMQQWLTLFKNRGYQPQRIIPDVFAVPFANSQAWHIVFYQKMVLVRTGAYSGFSIEPANLQLALQLALQQQPTLPSSLNVYYQKDETPTLTVLSGLGIPIEEQTSPDSCLTWLLQGLIQTPAINLLQGEYRPQDNLQVLWKPWRLTAGLLCVLGAVYVVQQVVAYQSLKQQQTALNTQIETLYRQTFPDAKRIVNARVQMEQQLNQLKNQQTSPQSSEAFLTGLTQLSPALKQAAGLNLKRLDYRQGRFDLELELANLQALEQLKQAFSQAGFAVELQSATSRENGVEARIRLQKS; translated from the coding sequence ATGCGATATTCCTTACTCTGTTATTTAGAATCTGATGCCGATGAGCGGATTAGTTGGGTGTTACATGACCGTGCGGGAAAAGTGATTGATAACGCGGAACATGTTTCTTTATCCACTTTACCGCCTGCAACTCATGCCTTAACGTTATTAGTCCCTAGCACGGCATGTGTGTTGACCAGTGCACAAGTGCCAACAACTCAGCGACAACGTTTAATTCAAGCAGTACCATACACATTAGAAGAGCAGTTTGCGACAGATGTAGAGAATTTACATTTTGCGCTAGGTGAGCGTATCGCAGGGGAACAAATTGCAGTCGCAGTGACGACGCAGACAAATATGCAACAGTGGCTAACGCTTTTTAAGAATCGTGGTTATCAACCACAGCGGATTATCCCTGATGTGTTTGCTGTCCCTTTTGCGAATTCACAGGCATGGCATATCGTTTTTTATCAAAAAATGGTGTTAGTGCGGACAGGGGCTTACAGTGGTTTTAGTATTGAACCTGCAAACTTACAACTGGCTTTACAACTGGCTTTACAGCAACAGCCAACTCTACCGAGCAGTTTAAACGTTTATTATCAAAAAGATGAAACGCCTACTTTAACCGTTTTAAGTGGTTTAGGCATCCCCATCGAAGAGCAAACCAGCCCAGACAGTTGCTTAACATGGCTTTTGCAAGGGCTTATCCAAACCCCCGCGATTAATCTCTTACAAGGGGAATACCGCCCTCAAGATAATCTACAAGTTTTGTGGAAGCCGTGGCGATTAACCGCAGGTTTATTATGTGTATTAGGCGCGGTTTATGTTGTGCAACAAGTCGTTGCCTATCAATCATTAAAGCAACAACAAACGGCATTAAATACGCAAATAGAAACGCTATACCGTCAAACTTTTCCTGATGCCAAGCGAATTGTCAACGCGCGGGTGCAAATGGAACAGCAGTTAAACCAGTTGAAGAATCAACAAACAAGCCCGCAAAGCAGTGAAGCGTTTTTAACAGGATTAACCCAATTAAGCCCTGCCTTAAAACAAGCAGCAGGTTTAAATTTAAAACGCTTGGATTATCGTCAAGGGCGTTTTGACCTAGAATTAGAGTTAGCGAATTTACAAGCCCTAGAACAGTTAAAGCAGGCATTCAGTCAAGCAGGCTTTGCGGTTGAACTACAATCGGCAACGAGTCGAGAAAATGGGGTTGAAGCGCGAATAAGACTGCAAAAATCATAG
- the fdx gene encoding ISC system 2Fe-2S type ferredoxin produces the protein MPTITFLPHPELCPDGVTIEADTGESVLDIALNHGVALEHACDKSCACTTCHIIIREGFDSLTPATEQEEDLLDKAWGLEAESRLGCQAKLADENLVVEIPKYTINYARENH, from the coding sequence ATGCCGACAATCACCTTTTTACCCCATCCTGAACTCTGCCCTGACGGTGTCACAATTGAAGCGGATACTGGAGAAAGTGTTTTAGATATTGCGTTAAATCACGGTGTTGCTTTAGAACATGCCTGCGATAAATCCTGCGCCTGTACCACCTGCCACATTATTATCCGTGAAGGTTTTGATTCTCTAACCCCAGCGACTGAGCAAGAAGAAGATTTATTAGATAAAGCATGGGGATTAGAAGCAGAATCCAGACTCGGCTGTCAAGCCAAGCTCGCCGATGAAAATTTAGTCGTAGAAATTCCCAAATATACGATTAATTACGCGCGAGAAAATCATTAA
- the hscA gene encoding Fe-S protein assembly chaperone HscA, whose protein sequence is MPLLQISEPGQSTAPHQHRLAAGIDLGTTNSLIATVRSGIAETLPDTQERHLLPSVVHYKTDAPALVGYEALAFASTDPLNTIASVKRLMGRGLNEVKTLGTQLPYDFIEQQGMPLLHTTHGDLSPVQISADILRSLKQRAEDSLGGELSGVVITVPAYFDDAQRQATKDAATLAGLHLLRLLNEPTAAAVAYGLDKKAEGIHAIYDLGGGTFDISILRLHKGVFEVMATAGDSALGGDDLDREIARWIMTQAQIADDSSQGHIRYLLDSAKMAKEALTEQNSVDLTINLSNGQTWTGTLTRDTLHNLVDVYIQKTLIPCRRALRDAGITQADIHEVVMVGGSTRMPRIREKVAEFFQRQPHVDIDPDKVVAIGAAIQADILVGNKPDDDMLLLDVIPLSLGLETMGGLVEKVIPRNTTLPVARAQEFTTFKDGQTAMALHVVQGERDLVSDCRSLARFELRGIPPMVAGAARIRVTFQVDADGLLSVSAQEQTTMIKSEITVKPSYGLQDSDIERMLKDAISYADLDAKKRTLREQQVEADRVINALRAALQADGQTLLKQQEFLSINQALDALLKVKEGTEPSVIKQAIEKLDSLTQEFAARRMDQAIKRAMQGHKLNEFMEEDK, encoded by the coding sequence ATGCCACTCTTGCAAATTAGCGAACCAGGACAATCCACTGCCCCCCATCAACACCGACTTGCGGCAGGCATAGACTTAGGGACAACTAACTCCCTCATTGCAACCGTGCGCAGTGGTATTGCCGAAACATTACCCGATACCCAAGAACGCCACCTCTTACCCTCAGTCGTTCACTACAAAACAGACGCGCCCGCCCTTGTTGGCTACGAAGCCCTAGCCTTTGCCAGCACTGACCCCTTAAATACCATCGCCTCTGTCAAGCGACTCATGGGGCGTGGACTAAATGAAGTCAAAACCCTAGGCACACAACTCCCTTATGATTTTATCGAACAGCAAGGTATGCCCTTACTGCACACCACACATGGCGACTTAAGCCCCGTCCAAATTTCTGCCGACATCCTCCGCAGCTTAAAACAACGTGCCGAAGACAGCCTAGGCGGTGAACTCAGTGGCGTTGTGATTACCGTCCCAGCCTACTTTGACGACGCACAACGCCAAGCTACCAAAGACGCGGCAACCCTTGCAGGCTTACATTTACTCCGTTTACTCAACGAACCCACCGCCGCCGCTGTTGCCTATGGTTTAGACAAAAAAGCCGAAGGCATTCACGCCATTTACGACTTAGGCGGTGGTACTTTCGATATCTCTATCCTGCGCCTACACAAAGGCGTGTTTGAAGTTATGGCAACCGCAGGCGATTCCGCACTTGGGGGCGACGATTTAGACCGCGAGATTGCCCGCTGGATAATGACACAAGCCCAAATTGCCGATGACAGTTCACAAGGACACATCCGCTACCTACTCGATAGCGCGAAAATGGCAAAAGAAGCCCTTACCGAACAAAACAGCGTCGACCTCACGATTAACTTAAGCAATGGGCAAACATGGACAGGCACATTAACCCGCGACACCCTCCACAACCTCGTTGATGTCTATATTCAAAAAACATTGATACCTTGCCGTCGAGCCTTACGCGATGCAGGCATTACCCAAGCGGATATTCATGAAGTCGTCATGGTTGGCGGTTCTACCCGTATGCCCCGCATTCGTGAAAAAGTCGCCGAATTTTTCCAACGCCAACCCCATGTTGATATCGACCCCGATAAAGTTGTCGCAATCGGTGCTGCTATTCAAGCCGATATTCTTGTCGGCAATAAACCTGATGATGACATGCTCCTGCTGGATGTCATTCCCCTATCACTAGGTTTGGAAACCATGGGCGGACTGGTTGAAAAAGTCATTCCACGCAATACCACGCTACCCGTTGCCCGTGCGCAAGAATTCACCACCTTTAAAGACGGTCAAACAGCAATGGCGTTACATGTTGTACAAGGTGAACGCGACTTAGTCAGCGATTGCCGTTCACTCGCACGCTTTGAACTGCGTGGCATTCCGCCAATGGTTGCTGGTGCAGCGCGGATACGTGTTACTTTCCAAGTTGATGCCGATGGTTTGCTCAGTGTTTCCGCTCAAGAACAAACCACCATGATAAAAAGCGAAATCACCGTAAAACCCTCTTACGGTTTACAAGATAGCGATATTGAACGCATGTTAAAAGATGCAATTTCCTACGCCGATTTGGATGCAAAAAAACGAACGCTCCGAGAACAACAAGTCGAAGCCGACCGCGTTATTAACGCACTCCGCGCCGCTTTACAAGCCGATGGACAAACCCTGTTAAAACAACAAGAGTTTTTAAGCATTAATCAGGCACTAGATGCTTTACTCAAAGTTAAAGAAGGCACAGAACCCAGCGTCATCAAACAAGCGATTGAAAAACTAGATAGCCTGACACAAGAGTTTGCCGCAAGACGGATGGATCAAGCGATTAAACGCGCGATGCAGGGACACAAACTGAATGAATTTATGGAGGAAGATAAATAA
- the iscA gene encoding iron-sulfur cluster assembly protein IscA has product MISLTPKAASHVQKSIDKRGKGIGLRLGVRTSGCSGMAYVMEFVDQLEEHDQVFESNGVKIIVDPKSLSYIDGTELDYVREGLNEGFKFSNPNVKDECGCGESFNV; this is encoded by the coding sequence ATGATCAGTCTAACCCCCAAAGCAGCAAGCCATGTGCAAAAATCCATCGACAAACGCGGTAAAGGTATTGGGCTTCGTTTAGGTGTACGCACAAGTGGATGCTCTGGCATGGCTTATGTCATGGAATTTGTTGACCAATTAGAAGAACACGACCAAGTTTTCGAATCTAATGGCGTTAAAATCATTGTCGACCCCAAAAGCCTGAGTTACATCGACGGCACTGAATTAGACTATGTCCGCGAAGGCTTAAATGAAGGCTTTAAATTTAGCAATCCCAATGTTAAAGATGAATGTGGTTGTGGCGAAAGTTTTAACGTATAA